The segment CCGCCAACGTGCCGTCGAAGTGCTCTGTCACCTTGTCCAGCAGGAGGCCCTTCTGGGTCTCGTTGACCAGGTCCACCGCCCGCAGGAGCGGCATCTCAAGCTCCTCGCCGCCCATGGCGATCATCGCGCGGATGTCCTTGGGCAGGCAGGAGCCGCCGAAGCCGATGCCGGGATAGATGAAGTGCGGGCCGATGCGGTGGTCGAGTCCGACGATGCGCCGCACCTGCTCGATGTCCGCGCCCTCCTTCTCGCACAGGCGCGCGGTCTCGTTGATGAAGGAGATCTTGGTGGCGAGGATGGCGTTGGCGGCGTACTTGCTCATCTCGGCGCTGCGCGAGTCCGTGCGGATGATGGGCTTGCCGGTGCGCACGAAGGGCTCGTAGAGCCGGCTGAGCAACTCCAAGGAGGCGGCGTCCTCGCCGCCCAGCACCACCCGGTCGGGCTTCATGAAGTCTTCCACCGCGGCGCCTTCCTTGAGGAACTCCGGGTTCGACACCACCGCCGCGGGATGTCCCGTGCGCGCTTCGATGATCTCCCGCACGCGTGCCGCCGTGCCCACGGGAACCGTGCTCTTGGTCACCACGATCTTGGCGCCGTTCATGGCCTCGGCGATGCTCTCGGCCACCGCGAACACCTGGCTCAGGTCCGCGCCCCCAGCGGACACCTGAGGGGTGCCCACCGCGATGAAGATGGTTTCCGCGCGCCGGACGGCCTCGGCCAGATCGGTGGAAAAGGAGAGACGGCCCTCCCGCGTGTTGCGTTGGATCAACTCCTCCAGCCCCAGCTCGTAAAACGGCACCCGCCCCTGCTTGAGCTGCGCGATCTTGGCCTCGTCGATGTCCACGCAGACCACGTCGTTCCCGGTCTCGGCGAAGCAGCTTCCCGTGACCAGTCCGACGTAGCCCGTACCGATCATTGCGATGTTCATGCGATCCCGATCGGCATCTCTAGTGAAAGCGGGTCAAGTCCACGAAACGCCGGAAACGCTCGTCGATCTCCGTGCGGTCCAGGGCGATCAGCCGCCGGGGACCGAAATCCTCCACCGTGAAGGAGGCGGTGACGTTGCCGTACACGATGGCCCGGCGCAACGCGTCCTCGCCCCCGGCGTCGGCCGCGGCCAGGCACCCCATGAAGCCGCCGGCGAAGGAATCGCCCGCGCCGGTGGGGTCCAGCACCTCTTCCAGCGGATAGGCCGGCACCACGAAGGTCGCCGCGTCGGAGAACTGGAACACGCCGTACTCGCCGCGCTTGATGAGCACCGCCCGCGGCCCCATCTTGAGAATGGCGCGGGCGGCGCGCACGATGTTGTGCTGCCCGCTGAGCATGCGCGCCTCGGAGTCGTTGATCACCACGGTCTCGACCCGCTCCAGGACCTTGCGCAGCTCCTCCGGCGTCTCGTGGATCCAGTGGTCCATGGTGTCCAGGGCCACCAGCCGGGGCTGCTTCAACCGGGACAGCACCTCCAACTGCGCCGACGGGTGCATGTTGCCAAGAAAGGCGTACTCCGTGTCCTCGTAACCCGCGGGGAGCCGCGGGACGAATTCCTCCAGCACGTTGAGTTGGACCTCCAGGGTGTCGCGCACGTTGAGGTCCTCGTGGTAGCGCCCGTGCCAGTAGAAGGTCTTGCCCGGAGCGCGCTGCAACCCCTCCAGGTCCACCCCGCTGCGCGACAGCGCGGTCAGGTGCTCGTCCGGGAAGTCCTCGCCCACCACGCCGACGATCCGCGCCGGCGCGAAAAAGGCGGCGGCCAGGGCGAAATAGGCCGCGGAGCCCCCCAGGACCCGGTCGGCACGGCCGTGCGGGGTTTCGATGGAATCGAAGGCCATGGAGCCCACCACCAGAACGTTCATGGTCGTCATCCTCGGATGTTCAGAGATACTTGTCCACCAACGGCCCCAGCCTCTTCCGGGCTTCGTCCGGGATCACCGAGCGGTCCGTGACGATGGCCATGGCCAGGGCCGTGGCGCACGGGCAGGCGCGCTCGGGCGACAGACGCTCCGCCGTGCCCCGGACGATACGCTTCGCCACGTCCGCGTTGCGCTGCAGCACCGCGATGACCTCCTCGATATCCACGTCGCCGGCGGCCTCGTTCCAGCAGTCGTAGTCCGTCGACATGGCCATGGTCGCGAAGCAGATCTCCGCTTCCCGCGCCAGCTTGGCTTCCTGCAGA is part of the Deltaproteobacteria bacterium genome and harbors:
- a CDS encoding UDP-glucose/GDP-mannose dehydrogenase family protein, with translation MNIAMIGTGYVGLVTGSCFAETGNDVVCVDIDEAKIAQLKQGRVPFYELGLEELIQRNTREGRLSFSTDLAEAVRRAETIFIAVGTPQVSAGGADLSQVFAVAESIAEAMNGAKIVVTKSTVPVGTAARVREIIEARTGHPAAVVSNPEFLKEGAAVEDFMKPDRVVLGGEDAASLELLSRLYEPFVRTGKPIIRTDSRSAEMSKYAANAILATKISFINETARLCEKEGADIEQVRRIVGLDHRIGPHFIYPGIGFGGSCLPKDIRAMIAMGGEELEMPLLRAVDLVNETQKGLLLDKVTEHFDGTLADRTLAVWGLAFKARTDDMREAPSIRVIDGLLDAGAGVRAFDPEAMPEARKRYGDRIAYGENNYEAAAGADAVLVLTEWNEFRSPDFPRLKTLLRQPVLFDGRNLYDPAVMRRHGFTYYSIGRGRG
- a CDS encoding PfkB family carbohydrate kinase, whose protein sequence is MNVLVVGSMAFDSIETPHGRADRVLGGSAAYFALAAAFFAPARIVGVVGEDFPDEHLTALSRSGVDLEGLQRAPGKTFYWHGRYHEDLNVRDTLEVQLNVLEEFVPRLPAGYEDTEYAFLGNMHPSAQLEVLSRLKQPRLVALDTMDHWIHETPEELRKVLERVETVVINDSEARMLSGQHNIVRAARAILKMGPRAVLIKRGEYGVFQFSDAATFVVPAYPLEEVLDPTGAGDSFAGGFMGCLAAADAGGEDALRRAIVYGNVTASFTVEDFGPRRLIALDRTEIDERFRRFVDLTRFH